One region of Limisphaera ngatamarikiensis genomic DNA includes:
- a CDS encoding flagellar hook-basal body protein, translating into MNVSLYQAAAAMNAHARVQDLIAQNLALAGVPAARRMETSFESVPAGFASGAPWAPGNRFYIPRVSVGTNFSQGEITPSDSPTDLAIEGPAFFEVQLPDGTPAYTRRGQFQVDAQGYLVTYQGLRVMGNNGPIQVDPKLADSITITPEGQVVQGQEVRGQLRLVEFDNPHALRSLPGGLFLAEDPALVPRQAAQSRVIQRARESSNISPLHEMASLLTTLRLFEASQRVLQAQDERMGRTIAELGNPG; encoded by the coding sequence ATGAATGTGAGCCTTTACCAGGCCGCAGCCGCAATGAACGCCCATGCCCGGGTCCAGGACCTGATCGCTCAAAACCTGGCCCTGGCAGGGGTGCCCGCCGCACGGCGAATGGAAACGTCCTTCGAATCCGTGCCGGCGGGGTTTGCCTCCGGGGCACCCTGGGCCCCCGGCAACCGGTTCTACATCCCCCGCGTGTCGGTGGGTACGAATTTCAGTCAGGGCGAAATTACCCCCTCGGATTCGCCCACCGATCTGGCCATCGAGGGGCCGGCCTTTTTTGAAGTGCAACTGCCGGATGGTACCCCGGCCTACACGCGGCGCGGTCAGTTCCAAGTGGATGCGCAGGGATACCTGGTCACTTATCAGGGGCTTCGTGTCATGGGGAACAACGGCCCCATCCAGGTCGATCCCAAACTGGCGGATTCCATCACCATCACGCCCGAGGGCCAGGTCGTTCAGGGACAGGAGGTTCGCGGGCAGCTGCGGCTGGTGGAATTTGACAATCCCCACGCCCTGCGGTCGTTGCCGGGCGGATTGTTCCTGGCCGAGGACCCGGCGCTGGTCCCGCGCCAGGCCGCACAATCGCGTGTGATCCAGCGCGCCCGTGAATCCTCCAACATCTCGCCCCTGCACGAGATGGCCAGTCTGCTGACCACGCTGCGATTGTTTGAGGCGAGTCAACGGGTGCTCCAGGCCCAGGACGAACGCATGGGCCGCACCATCGCCGAACTGGGAAATCCGGGTTGA
- the flgG gene encoding flagellar basal-body rod protein FlgG, translated as MLRALYSAAAGMEAQQLNLDVIANNLANVNTTGFKKSKVEFQELLYQTLRAPGSESGQGNVLPTGLQVGQGARPVATARIFTTGELTQTGERLDVAIQGDGFFEVQLPDGSRAYTRAGAFKIASDGRIVTSEGFALLGGFQAVPPGTTNITISPNGEVTYSGPNGNTTFRVQLVRFNNPAGLESLGRNLFRETLASGPPELGNPGENGFGELEQGYLELSNVKVVEEMVNLILAQRAYEVNSRAVQAADEMMQQANNIRR; from the coding sequence ATGTTGCGCGCACTGTATTCGGCAGCCGCCGGGATGGAAGCCCAGCAACTGAACCTCGACGTCATCGCCAACAACCTGGCGAACGTCAACACCACCGGGTTCAAGAAAAGCAAGGTGGAGTTCCAGGAACTCCTCTACCAAACCCTGCGTGCACCGGGGTCCGAAAGCGGCCAGGGCAACGTGCTGCCCACCGGATTGCAGGTGGGCCAGGGGGCACGACCCGTTGCCACCGCACGCATCTTCACCACCGGCGAACTCACGCAGACGGGTGAACGCCTCGACGTGGCCATCCAGGGCGACGGCTTTTTCGAGGTCCAGTTGCCCGACGGCTCCCGCGCCTACACCCGGGCGGGCGCCTTCAAGATCGCCTCCGACGGACGCATCGTCACCAGCGAAGGGTTTGCCCTTCTGGGCGGGTTCCAGGCCGTCCCGCCCGGCACCACCAACATTACCATCTCCCCCAACGGCGAAGTCACCTACAGCGGGCCCAACGGCAACACCACCTTCCGCGTCCAGCTGGTCCGCTTCAACAACCCGGCCGGCCTCGAAAGCCTCGGACGCAACCTGTTCCGCGAAACACTCGCGTCCGGTCCGCCCGAGCTCGGCAACCCGGGTGAAAACGGTTTCGGCGAACTCGAACAGGGCTACCTCGAACTCTCCAACGTCAAGGTCGTCGAGGAAATGGTGAATCTCATCTTGGCCCAGCGCGCCTACGAGGTGAACTCCCGCGCGGTTCAGGCCGCCGACGAAATGATGCAACAAGCCAACAACATCCGACGCTGA
- the flgA gene encoding flagellar basal body P-ring formation chaperone FlgA, whose amino-acid sequence MLPRAAMHFHPARKADPQLRLTIALLCCACLDVGFAGRVRAGEPDPGHAPAPNATRAEAPGPARPAGEPELRTLDAEELTQLVARTLQAHIGSDAGELEVQLLRPWTPVKVPNAPLSLVLQNLPATGLGPQCILRFELRAGDRPVGAWQTAVQLHLWREVWVARTTIPRGTPLQQAELVRERRDVIALREKPADLDNPGPVELEFCDVVPAGAPVPARALRPRPVLRRGQTAEAVLEEGALRISLRVEVLEEGAPGQIVRVRNPLSRRDLYGRVVDAQTVRVSL is encoded by the coding sequence ATGTTGCCCCGCGCTGCCATGCATTTCCACCCGGCCCGCAAGGCGGATCCGCAACTCCGCCTCACCATCGCACTGCTTTGCTGTGCCTGCCTGGACGTCGGGTTCGCCGGCCGGGTCCGAGCCGGCGAGCCCGATCCCGGGCACGCTCCCGCACCCAATGCCACCCGGGCAGAGGCGCCGGGCCCCGCCCGGCCCGCCGGGGAACCCGAACTCCGCACCCTGGACGCCGAAGAGCTCACCCAACTGGTCGCCCGGACACTCCAGGCACATATCGGATCCGACGCCGGTGAGCTCGAAGTGCAACTTCTCCGACCCTGGACACCCGTCAAGGTTCCCAACGCACCTCTTTCCCTCGTCCTGCAAAACCTGCCCGCCACCGGGCTCGGTCCCCAATGTATCCTCCGGTTCGAGCTGCGTGCCGGAGACAGGCCCGTCGGGGCATGGCAAACCGCGGTCCAGCTTCACCTCTGGCGCGAGGTCTGGGTCGCCCGGACCACCATCCCGCGCGGTACCCCCCTCCAACAGGCCGAGCTGGTCCGCGAACGCCGCGACGTCATCGCACTCCGTGAAAAACCGGCCGACCTCGACAACCCCGGCCCGGTGGAACTGGAGTTCTGTGACGTGGTCCCGGCCGGTGCCCCTGTTCCGGCCCGGGCGCTCCGGCCCCGACCCGTCCTGCGGCGTGGACAAACCGCCGAGGCCGTCCTGGAGGAAGGTGCCCTCCGAATCAGCCTCCGCGTCGAGGTCCTCGAAGAAGGTGCACCCGGCCAGATCGTCCGGGTGCGGAACCCGTTGAGCCGGCGCGACCTCTACGGCCGCGTCGTGGACGCCCAGACCGTTCGTGTCTCGCTCTGA
- a CDS encoding flagellar basal body L-ring protein FlgH — MVPLAALALALLAPATRAQSLWKDDRSRSMFADKRALAVGDILTVLVQENTTTAKDNKTSTARESGMDAGLSAFFYSPNASPLLTRRGQLPTLKWNSKNQFTGGGSVANSEQITARVAVQVIEVLPNGNLIIEGRRETVIGRENQTMILRGIVRPDDVLANNTVYSYNIADAKIEIVGKGTLTDAQRKGWFSRIWDKVNPF, encoded by the coding sequence ATGGTGCCGCTTGCGGCTCTCGCCCTGGCCCTCCTGGCACCCGCCACCCGGGCCCAGTCCCTTTGGAAGGATGACCGCTCCCGGTCCATGTTCGCCGACAAACGCGCCCTCGCCGTCGGCGACATCCTCACGGTCCTGGTCCAGGAAAACACCACCACCGCCAAGGACAACAAAACCAGCACCGCGCGTGAATCCGGCATGGACGCCGGCCTCAGTGCCTTCTTCTACAGCCCCAACGCCAGCCCGCTCCTGACCCGGCGCGGCCAGTTGCCCACCCTCAAGTGGAACAGCAAAAACCAGTTCACCGGCGGCGGCAGCGTCGCCAATTCCGAACAAATCACCGCCCGCGTCGCCGTCCAGGTCATCGAAGTCCTTCCCAACGGCAACCTCATCATCGAAGGCCGCCGCGAAACCGTCATCGGCCGCGAAAACCAAACCATGATCCTGCGCGGTATCGTCCGACCCGACGATGTCCTGGCCAACAACACCGTCTACAGCTACAACATCGCCGACGCCAAAATCGAAATCGTCGGCAAGGGCACCCTCACCGACGCCCAGCGCAAGGGCTGGTTCAGCCGCATTTGGGACAAGGTCAACCCCTTCTGA
- a CDS encoding flagellar basal body P-ring protein FlgI, giving the protein MPEPRRTEAPGRTCGTWPTPISHSPAGNLPLSRPGLRWARKRWTRWCTATLLGLLLFFSGPLTVTSGAAGVRVRDLAMIAGARDNQLVGFGLVVGLAGDGDKDPVYTKQTIANMLQRYGINVPPTTLSAKNVAVVMVTADIPPFAKPGTRIDVQVASMGDAKSLQGGVLLQTPLLGADNRVYAVAQGPVAVGGFTGGQGGAGGATVTKNHPTVGTIIGGALVEREIPAEIVRDNAVELLLREPDFTTASRIAAAINNLFTNRAEAVDATTVRVTIPESWRDRPVDFIARLEAVEVQPEVPARIIINERTGTIVATSRIRISPCAISHGNITINVASTLNVSQPNPLGAGTTVVTPSTTTEVTENKAGLVPLPELPTVEQVASALNSLGVTPRDMMAIFQALKQAGALQAELVIR; this is encoded by the coding sequence GTGCCCGAACCCCGGCGGACCGAAGCCCCGGGGCGCACCTGCGGGACCTGGCCGACCCCGATCTCCCACAGTCCGGCCGGCAACCTGCCCCTCTCCCGGCCCGGCCTGCGTTGGGCCCGCAAACGCTGGACCCGCTGGTGCACCGCCACCCTGCTTGGCCTCCTGCTCTTCTTCTCCGGGCCGCTGACGGTCACCTCCGGAGCCGCCGGCGTGCGCGTGCGCGACCTGGCCATGATCGCCGGCGCACGCGACAATCAACTGGTCGGATTCGGCCTTGTGGTCGGCCTGGCCGGGGACGGTGACAAGGACCCCGTTTACACGAAACAAACCATCGCCAACATGCTCCAGCGCTACGGCATCAATGTCCCGCCCACCACCCTCTCCGCCAAAAACGTCGCGGTGGTGATGGTCACCGCAGACATCCCCCCCTTCGCCAAACCGGGGACCCGGATCGACGTGCAGGTCGCTTCCATGGGCGACGCCAAGTCACTTCAGGGCGGTGTCCTTTTGCAAACCCCGCTCCTGGGCGCGGACAACCGCGTCTACGCCGTCGCGCAGGGCCCCGTCGCCGTCGGCGGCTTCACCGGCGGCCAGGGCGGGGCCGGCGGCGCCACCGTCACCAAAAATCATCCCACCGTCGGCACCATCATCGGCGGCGCACTCGTCGAACGCGAAATCCCGGCCGAAATCGTGCGCGACAATGCCGTCGAACTGCTCCTCCGCGAGCCCGATTTCACCACCGCCTCCCGTATCGCCGCCGCCATCAACAACCTCTTCACCAACCGGGCCGAAGCGGTCGACGCCACCACCGTCCGTGTCACCATCCCTGAAAGCTGGCGGGATCGGCCGGTGGACTTCATCGCCCGGCTCGAGGCGGTGGAGGTCCAACCCGAGGTCCCGGCCCGCATCATCATCAACGAACGCACCGGCACCATCGTGGCCACCTCCCGCATCCGCATTTCCCCCTGCGCCATCTCCCACGGCAACATCACCATCAACGTCGCTTCCACGCTCAACGTCTCACAACCCAACCCGCTCGGCGCCGGAACCACCGTCGTCACCCCGAGCACCACCACCGAGGTTACGGAAAACAAGGCCGGGCTTGTCCCCCTGCCCGAACTCCCCACCGTGGAACAGGTCGCCAGCGCCCTCAATTCCCTCGGCGTCACCCCGCGCGACATGATGGCGATCTTCCAGGCACTCAAACAGGCCGGTGCACTCCAGGCCGAACTGGTGATCCGTTGA
- a CDS encoding rod-binding protein codes for MNLEIVPSITRSTTPPPLERLTSCRNLSEEEKVAEAARLFEALLLRQILRETQQPVIPSTLEGESTASDIYRDLFCEHLADAIARSGALGLAQTLQTQLTPHPRGTATTTSGTAQPGTDAALPPTPNAGRDPSPRPASPADPARGAQLLWHP; via the coding sequence ATGAACCTCGAGATCGTCCCATCCATCACCCGTTCGACGACGCCGCCCCCGTTGGAGCGGCTCACCTCCTGTCGCAACCTCTCCGAGGAGGAAAAGGTGGCCGAGGCAGCCCGCCTGTTCGAAGCGCTCCTGTTGCGCCAGATCCTCCGCGAAACCCAGCAGCCGGTCATCCCCTCCACCCTGGAGGGCGAATCCACCGCCTCCGACATCTACCGCGACCTTTTTTGCGAACACCTGGCCGATGCCATCGCACGCAGCGGGGCCCTCGGCCTGGCCCAAACTCTGCAAACCCAGCTGACCCCGCATCCGCGGGGCACGGCCACAACCACTTCGGGCACCGCGCAGCCGGGCACGGACGCCGCGTTGCCTCCCACGCCAAACGCCGGTCGTGATCCCAGCCCGCGACCGGCATCTCCTGCCGACCCGGCGCGCGGTGCTCAACTTCTCTGGCATCCATGA
- a CDS encoding flagellar protein FlgN, with protein MNESLHPLIEALRHELQQYGEMLALLEQQQDCVLHRRSDDLLQTVGAIQAQARNLQNAREQRESCRRRLARELGLPETAPFAEILPRVPADYRPLLEALVQENNDLLVRVQQRARQNHLLLHRAVELMQKLLAAFLPGSAPLTYSENGQVPTGGSWSPSTLFNAVG; from the coding sequence ATGAACGAGTCCCTTCATCCGCTCATCGAAGCCCTGCGCCACGAACTCCAGCAATACGGCGAAATGCTCGCCCTGCTGGAGCAACAGCAGGATTGTGTCCTCCATCGCCGATCCGACGACCTGCTCCAAACCGTGGGCGCCATCCAGGCCCAGGCACGCAACCTCCAAAACGCCCGGGAACAACGCGAATCCTGCCGGCGCCGGCTCGCCCGGGAACTGGGCCTGCCCGAAACCGCCCCGTTTGCCGAAATCCTTCCCCGCGTCCCCGCGGATTATCGGCCCCTTCTCGAGGCCCTGGTGCAGGAAAACAACGACCTGCTCGTCCGCGTCCAACAACGCGCCCGTCAAAATCACCTGCTCCTCCACCGGGCCGTCGAACTCATGCAAAAGCTCCTGGCCGCCTTCCTGCCGGGATCCGCCCCGCTCACCTACAGCGAGAACGGGCAGGTCCCAACGGGCGGCAGCTGGTCACCCTCCACGCTCTTCAACGCAGTGGGTTGA
- the flgK gene encoding flagellar hook-associated protein FlgK produces the protein MLGLFGSLNLGTRALQAQQLGVEVAGQNLANINNPAYARQKVQLQTAPALPSLIGPQGTGVEAIAIRQIRNQILDAQILAEVGVGGYWSTQQTALQTGQAILGEQVDRQAQGLNESSAVDQAGTVTGLAVELTGLFNAFRAVATRPDSLPERQVLVNQAQSLAIRFNQISGRLDDLTAQLNQSLATDVARANQLLADIARLNDQIVNAELPLGGIANDLRDTRQQKLEELARILPVQTTLAPNGTVTISFQGVTLVSDRNVLEQIETYDPGNGRLLLRTTGSATPLDPGSGTLAGTLQVRDGALAQLRNDLDTLAAALITEINNLHRTGYSLDGQTGIDFFTGTDARTIAVHADLLADPARVQASNRPDAPGNNSVALALAQLADQPIAALNNRTFTDSYSQTVANLGLALRTVNGQVADHQQVLNLLQRQRESVSGVSLDEEMTDLIRFQKAYQASARFITTIDELLDTVLALKR, from the coding sequence ATGCTCGGCCTGTTTGGATCCCTCAACCTCGGCACGCGCGCCCTCCAAGCCCAGCAACTGGGTGTGGAAGTGGCCGGCCAAAACCTTGCCAACATCAACAACCCGGCCTACGCCCGCCAAAAGGTCCAACTCCAAACCGCACCCGCCCTCCCGAGCCTCATCGGCCCCCAGGGCACCGGCGTCGAAGCCATCGCCATCCGCCAGATCCGCAACCAGATCCTCGATGCCCAAATCCTCGCCGAGGTCGGCGTCGGCGGCTACTGGTCAACCCAGCAAACCGCCCTCCAAACCGGACAGGCCATCCTGGGGGAACAGGTGGACCGGCAAGCCCAGGGTCTCAACGAATCCTCCGCCGTGGACCAGGCCGGCACCGTCACCGGACTGGCCGTCGAATTGACCGGACTGTTCAACGCCTTCCGCGCTGTGGCCACCCGGCCCGATTCCCTCCCCGAACGCCAGGTCCTCGTCAACCAGGCCCAATCCCTCGCCATACGATTCAACCAGATCAGCGGCCGCCTCGATGACCTCACCGCCCAGCTGAACCAGAGCCTCGCCACCGACGTTGCCCGGGCCAACCAGTTGCTGGCCGATATCGCCCGGCTCAACGACCAGATCGTCAATGCCGAGCTCCCCCTCGGCGGCATCGCCAACGACCTGCGCGACACCCGCCAGCAAAAACTCGAGGAGCTGGCCCGAATCCTCCCCGTCCAAACCACCCTCGCCCCCAACGGCACCGTCACCATCTCCTTCCAGGGCGTCACTCTGGTGAGCGACCGCAACGTGCTGGAACAAATCGAAACCTACGACCCCGGCAACGGGCGGCTCCTGCTCCGCACCACCGGCTCCGCCACGCCCCTCGACCCCGGCTCCGGCACCCTCGCCGGCACCCTCCAGGTCCGCGACGGTGCCCTCGCCCAACTCCGCAACGACCTCGACACCCTCGCCGCCGCCCTCATCACCGAAATCAACAACCTCCACCGCACCGGCTACAGCCTCGACGGCCAGACCGGCATCGACTTCTTCACCGGCACCGATGCACGCACCATCGCCGTCCACGCCGATCTCCTGGCCGACCCCGCCCGCGTCCAGGCCTCCAACCGGCCCGACGCACCCGGCAACAATTCCGTCGCACTCGCCCTGGCACAACTGGCCGACCAACCCATCGCGGCCCTCAACAACCGCACCTTCACCGACAGCTACAGCCAGACCGTCGCCAACCTCGGCCTCGCACTCCGCACCGTCAACGGCCAGGTCGCAGACCACCAACAGGTCCTCAACCTCCTCCAACGCCAGCGCGAATCCGTCAGCGGCGTCTCCCTCGACGAGGAAATGACCGACCTGATCCGTTTCCAAAAGGCCTACCAGGCCTCCGCCCGCTTCATCACCACCATCGACGAACTGTTGGACACCGTGCTTGCCCTGAAACGTTGA